GGCTCACCGGCGCCGCCCACCGCAACTTCGACCACTACAACGGCTGGGCCATGCACCTGTACCCGCTGTGGTTCTGCCGCATCCTCGGCGACGCGGCGCCCGACGGGCTCCTCGACCGCTACCGGGCCAGGCTGCGCCGCTTCCTGGCGGACCAGCGCCTGCTGACCGGTGCCAACGGCTCGCCGCTCGTCCAGGGCCGCTCCCTCACCTACCGGCACGCCGCGCTCGCCCCGCTGTGGACCGGCGCCCTGTTCGACGCCACACCGCTGGCACCGGGGGAGACCCGGGCGCTCGCGAGCCGGACGCTGGACCACTTCACCGGTCACGGCGCCACCGACGAGCGGGGCCTGCTGACGCTCGGCTGGCACCGGCCCTTCCGGGGCATCCTGCAGGGGTACTCGGGCCCCGCGTCCCCCTACTGGGCGAGCAAGGGGTTCATCGGCCTCGCCCTGCCGCCCGGCCACCCCGTGTGGACCGAGGAGGCGACCGCGCTGCCCGTCGAACGGGGTGACTTCACACGCACCCTGACCGCGCCCGGCTGGCTCGTCTCGGGCACCGCCGCCGACGGTGTCGTCCGGGTCGTCAACCACGGCGGTGACCACGCGGACCCGGCCCGCCCGCATGCCGACGACCCCGCCTACGCCCGCTTCGCCTACTCGACGCACACCGCCCCGGAGACCCCCGGCGACCCCACGGTGCCCGGCGGCAGCGCGGACGCCGACCCGCTCGACAACGCGGTCGTCCTGCTGGACGCGGCCGGACGCGCCTCGCACCGGCGCCCCGCCACCCGCATCTCGGTCGAGGGCGCCACGGCCGTCTCCCGCTCCCGCGCCCACTGGCCCGAGGACGCCACCTGGGACGTCTTCGGCGGACCCGACACCCCCTACGTCCTGGGCCCCTGGATCACCACGGGGTCGGCCCTGCGGGGCTCCGTCGAGGTGCGCGCCGTACGCGTCGACGGCTGCGCCGGGGACCGCGCGCGAGGGGGCGGCGAGGCGGCCGGGCACCGGCTGCGGGTCGGCGGCTGGGCGCTGGCCGTCGATCGCCGCTCCGCCGCCGGTTCCGCGACCGCGCGGGGAGCCGGGGCCCGGGTCGAGGGAGCCGGGGGGCTGGTCTCCGTCGTCATCGGGACGCACGGGCTGCCCCGCGCGGCAACGGTGGCCGGGTCCGGCAGCAACGCCCTCGGCGCCTCCTCCGCCACCCCGGTCGTGGCCACCGAGGGACCCGTCGCCCACGGCACGATCCACGTCGCCCTCATCCACCTGGGCGGCGAGGGACCTGGCGCCCTGCCCCAGGTGGCCACCCGCGCCGAGGGCGAGACCCTGCTCGCCGACGTGACCTGGCCCGACGGCGCGCACGACACCATCCGGCTGCCGGCCCCCGACGACTCCGCGTACGCCCCCTGGAAGGACCAGTTCCGTGCATGACGACCGCCGGATCATCGAGGACCGGATCCGCAAGCTGCTCGACCGGGTCGTCCGGCCCGCCGTCTACAGCGCCGTACACCCCCTCGCCCTGAGCGCCTGGCGCGTCGAGGGCGAACCCGTCCCCGTCACCGAGGCGCTGAGCGCCGACTACGAGCCCTTCACGCTCGGCGACGCCTGGGGCAGCCCCTGGCAGACGACCTGGATGCGGGCCCGCACCGAGATTCCCGAGGGCTGGTCCGGGCGTCGCGTGGAGGCCGTCTTCGACCTCGGCTTCGACCTGTCCAAGGGGCCCGGCGGCCAGGCCGAGGGCCTGGTCCACGACGACCGGGGCGCGCCGCTCCAGGGCCTGCACCCGTACAACCGCAGCGTGCTCCTCGACGGATCGGCCACCGCGGGCGCCACCGTCGATCTGCTGATCGAGCTGGCCGCCAACCCGCCGATCGTCGGCAGCGCCGGCCTGCACCTGCACCACGGCTCCCTGGAGACCGCAGGGGACGCGCCCCTCTACCGCCTCAGGCAGGCCGAGATCGCGGTGCGCGAGGAAGACGTGTGGCACCTCGTCCACGACATCGAGGTGCTCGACGAGCTGATGCACGAGCTGCCGCTCAGCTCCACCCGGCGCCACGAGATCCGCTACGCGCTGCGCCGCGCCGCCGACGCCGTCGACCCGGCCGATGTCGCCGCGACGGCCGCGCGCGCCAGGGCACTCCTGGCCGACGTGCTGTCCCGGCCCGCGCACGCCTCCGCGCACACCCTCTCCGCCGTCGGACACGCGCACATCGACTCGGCCTGGCTGTGGCCGGTGCGCGAGACCGTGCGCAAATGCGCGCGGACCTTCACCAACATGACCACCCTCGCCCAGGAGTACCCCGAGCTGGTCTTCGCCTGCTCCTCCGCCCAGCAGTACGCGTGGATGAAGCAGCAGCGCCCCGACGTCTACGCCCGGATGAAGAAGGCCGCAGCCGACGGCAACTGGGTCCCGGTCGGCGGCATGTGGGTCGAGGCGGACGGCAACCTGCCCGGCGGCGAGGCGCTCGCGCGCCAACTCGTCTACGGGCGCCGATTCTTCGCCGAGGAGTTCGGCGTCGAGCAGCCCGGTATCTGGCTGCCCGACTCGTTCGGCTACACCGCCGCCTACCCCCAGCTCGCCGGACTGGCGGGCGCCGAGTGGTTCCTCACCCAGAAGCTCTCCTGGAACGAGACGAACCAGCTGCCCCACCACACCTTCGAATGGGAGGGCATCGACGGCTCGCGCATCTTCACCCACTGCCCGCCCGTCGACAGCTACAACGCCTCCCTGACGGCCAGTGAGAACGCCCATGCCGAGGGCAACTTCAACGACAAGGGCGCGGCCACCCGCTCCCTCGTCCCGTTCGGCTACGGGGACGGCGGCGGCGGGCCCAGCCGCTCGATGCTGGAGAAGGCGCGCCGCCTGCGCGACCTCGAAGGCTCACCGAAGGTCGTGGTCGAGTCGCCCGACGCCTTCTTCGAGGCGGCGCGCGCCGAACGCGAGGGCGCGCGCCTGCCCGTCTGGCGCGGCGAGTTGTACCTGGAGAACCATCGCGGCACCTACACCAGCCAGGCCCGTACCAAACGGGGCAACCGGCGCAGCGAGGCGCTGTTGCGCGAGGCCGAGCTGTGGGCGGCCACGGCCGGGGTGCGGTCCGGCGCGCCCTACCCGTACGAGCGGCTCGAATCGCTGTGGCAGCGGGTCCTGCTCAACCAGTTCCACGACATCCTGCCGGGCTCGTCCATCGCCTGGGTGCACCGGCAGGCCGAGCGGGAGTACGGCGAGATCCACGCCGAGCTGGAGGCGCTGATCGCCGACGCGGCTGCCCGGCTGCCCGGCGCACCCGCGCTGCTGAACGCCGGGCCGTACGCCCGCCGCGAGGTCGCCGTCCTCACGGGCGACCAGGGATTCGCGGGGGCGCAGCGTCTGGCGGACGGGCGTACCGCGGTCCTCGCGGAGACGGGCCCGCTGGCCTCCGGCGGCGCGGTCGACGTCCGGGAGCCCGTCACGGCACGCGCGCAGGACGGCGGGTTCGCCCTCGGCAACGGGGTGCTGAGCGTCGTCGTGGACCGGCGCGGCCTGGTCACCTCGGTGTACGACCACGAGGCGCGGCGGGAGGCGATCGCCCCCGGCAGCGCCGGCAATCTCCTGCAGCTCCACCCCGACGACCCGAACCTGTGGTCGGCGTGGAACATCGACTCGTACTACCGCGACGTCGTCCACGACCTCGACACCTGCGAGTCCGTGACCCTGGTGGACGAGGGCCCGCTCCTCGCCTCGGTGCGCGTCGAGCGCCTCCACGGCCACTCGCGGTTCGTCCAGCACATCGAACTCGCCGCCGAGAGCCGCCGGGTGACCGTACGCAACGACATCGACTGGCAGGAGCGCGACACGGTACTGAAGGCGGCCTGGCCGCTCGACGTGCACGCGGAACGCGAGAGCGCGGAGATCCAGTTCGGCCATGTGCAGCGGCCCACCCACGAGAACACCAGCTGGGACGCGGCCCGCTTCGAACTCTGGGCGCACCGCTGGGTGCACGTGGGCGAACGGCACTGGGGCGCCGCACTGCTGACCGACTCCACCTACGGTCACGACGTGCGCCGCGACACCCGCGAGGACGGCGGGACCACCACGACGCTGCGGCTCTCCCTGCTGCGCTCCCCGCACAGCCCCGATCCGCGGGCCGACCGGGGAGCCCATGGCTTCAGCTACGCGCTGCTCGCCGGCGCCGGGATCGAGGAGGCCGTCGCGGGCGGCTACGCGATGAACCTGCCGCTGCGGGCGGCCGCGGCCGAGGCGGCCGCCCTGGTCACGCTCGACACCACCGATGTGGTGGTGGAGTCGGTCAAGCTCGCCGACGACCGGAGCGGTGACGTCGTGGTCCGGCTGTACGAGGCGTGCGGGGGAGCGGTCGGGGCGCGCCTGAGCGCCGGGTTCCCGCTCGCCGGGGCGCAGGACTGCGACCTGCTGGAGCGCCCGACGCGCGAACTGACCCCGGACGGCGGGTCCGTCGACCTGAGGCTGCGGCCCTTCCAGATCCGCACGGTACGTCTGCGTCCGGGCGCGCGGGGGTGAAGTCGGCGCGGACGAGAGGGAGTTGCGCCGTGGGCATGCGCTCCGGCGCACTGTCCCGCGCGCGTCGTACCATTCCATCGATTCTGTTGCCGTCGCAGGCGAGGCGGCGATCTCGCCGCCGTCGCCCGCCGAGGCTGGGAGAGGCACGTTGACGACCAGGACTGCGAGCACGGAGAAGGGCGGCATCAGGCGTGGCACCAACCTGCCGAGGATGGGGGACTTCAACGAGTCCGTGATCCTCGACGCCATCCGCCGGCACCGCGGCGGCCTGAGCCGGGTGGAACTCGCGCAGGCCACCGGGCTGTCCGCGCAGACGGTCTCGAACATCACCCGGCGCCTGCTCGACCGGGGCGTCGCCCGCGAGTCGGGCAAACACAACACCGGCAGCGGGAAGCCCCGCACCCTGCTGGAGATCGTGCCCACCTCGCGATACGCGGTGGGGGTCCATCTCGACCCCGCCGTGATCACCTGTGTCCTGGTGGACCTGCTCGGCAAGGTGGTGGCCCAGCGCAGCCGGCGCACCCCCAGCGGGGGCGACACGGACGGTACCGTCGCGGACATGGCCGCGTCCGTGTCCGGGATCGTGGCGGAGTCCGGGATCGACCACGGACGGATCCTCGGCCTCGGCATCGCCGCGCCGGGCCCCATCGACGTCACCGCCGGATGGGTGGTCGAGCCGCCCGAGCTGCACGGCTGGGGCCGCTATCCGCTGCGCGACCGGCTCAGCGAGGCGACCGGCTTCCCGGCCCTGCTCGACAAGGACGTCACGGCCGCCGTCGTCGCCGAGCGCTGGGCGGGGGCCGTCACCGACAGCCGCAACCTGCTCTTCTTCTACCTCGGCACCGGGTCCGGCATGGGGCTCGTGGTGGACGACACCGTGCTGCGCGGGGTCTCCGGGAACGCGGGCGAGGTGGGCGGGCTCGGCGCCGCCTGCTCCACGCGGACCCTGGTCGACGAGGCCATCGCCCTCGGCGTCCTCGGTGGCGAGTACACCGTGCTCGACCCGGCCGACGCCCAGAGCGGCCTGGAGCGCCTGGGCCGGCTCGCCGCGGAGGGGGACGCCCAGGCGGACGGCATCATCGAGCGGCTGGGGCTGCGCGTGGGCCGGGGGGTGTGCGCGGCGGCGACGCTCCTGGACGTCGACAGCATCGTGTTCGGCGGGCCGGCCTGGCACGTGCTGGGTGGGCGCCTCCTGGCCACGATCGAGCCGATGGTGGCCAGGTCCCCGTTCGTCAGGGCGGCCCATGCCACAACCGTCGCCTCCACCGTCCTGGGCGAGAACGTCGCGGCGGTCGGGGCCGCCTCCCTCGTCCTCGACCAGGCGCTTTCCGCCCAGCCGAGGTCGTTGCTGCTGGGCTGAGGAGACCACGGGGTCCGGGGAGGCGGCAGGAGTCCGGGGGAGTCCACGCGGGACGGGGAGGCCGTCCGGGATGAGGCGCACGCCGCTATGGTGCGCTTGCAATAGCCCGCGCATGCAATTATTGTTGTCGCTTGTAAGGCGCTGATGCATGCGCGTCCCCCCGGAAAGAACGAGAACATCATGAGCTCCATTCCGACCATCACCCTGAACAACGGCGTCACCATGCCGCAGCTCGGCTTCGGCGTCTTCCAGGTCCCCGACGACGAGACCACCGCCGCGGTCGGCGCGGCCCTCGCCGCCGGGTACCGCAGCATCGACACCGCCGCGGTCTACGGCAACGAGCGCGGCGTAGGCCGGGCGCTCGCCGACTCCGCCGTCCCCCGCGACGAGCTGTTCATCACCACCAAGCTGTGGAACGCCGACCAGGGCTACGACTCCGCGCTGGCCGCCTTCGACGCCTCCCTGGACAAGCTCGGGCTCGACCACGTCGACCTCTACCTGATCCACTGGCCGACCCCGGCCCGCGACCTCTACCCCGACACCTGGCGCGCCCTGGAGAAGCTCCTCGCGG
This window of the Streptomyces sp. 840.1 genome carries:
- a CDS encoding DUF2264 domain-containing protein, with product MNRTPTEDRAHWERTADRMLLAVRPYATDQHALIHLPGVPSHNGAHSDGLEGFARTFLLAGFRLAGAGGADPHDLAGWYAAGLSTGTDPASPERWPTFAERGQAKVEAASIVIALHETRPWIWDRLGDRVRQRVLEWLAPMVGDPMPGNNWIWFQGVTEAFARTAGGQWRQQDLDRVIALTDGWYAGDGWYSDGLTGAAHRNFDHYNGWAMHLYPLWFCRILGDAAPDGLLDRYRARLRRFLADQRLLTGANGSPLVQGRSLTYRHAALAPLWTGALFDATPLAPGETRALASRTLDHFTGHGATDERGLLTLGWHRPFRGILQGYSGPASPYWASKGFIGLALPPGHPVWTEEATALPVERGDFTRTLTAPGWLVSGTAADGVVRVVNHGGDHADPARPHADDPAYARFAYSTHTAPETPGDPTVPGGSADADPLDNAVVLLDAAGRASHRRPATRISVEGATAVSRSRAHWPEDATWDVFGGPDTPYVLGPWITTGSALRGSVEVRAVRVDGCAGDRARGGGEAAGHRLRVGGWALAVDRRSAAGSATARGAGARVEGAGGLVSVVIGTHGLPRAATVAGSGSNALGASSATPVVATEGPVAHGTIHVALIHLGGEGPGALPQVATRAEGETLLADVTWPDGAHDTIRLPAPDDSAYAPWKDQFRA
- a CDS encoding glycoside hydrolase family 38 C-terminal domain-containing protein, whose amino-acid sequence is MHDDRRIIEDRIRKLLDRVVRPAVYSAVHPLALSAWRVEGEPVPVTEALSADYEPFTLGDAWGSPWQTTWMRARTEIPEGWSGRRVEAVFDLGFDLSKGPGGQAEGLVHDDRGAPLQGLHPYNRSVLLDGSATAGATVDLLIELAANPPIVGSAGLHLHHGSLETAGDAPLYRLRQAEIAVREEDVWHLVHDIEVLDELMHELPLSSTRRHEIRYALRRAADAVDPADVAATAARARALLADVLSRPAHASAHTLSAVGHAHIDSAWLWPVRETVRKCARTFTNMTTLAQEYPELVFACSSAQQYAWMKQQRPDVYARMKKAAADGNWVPVGGMWVEADGNLPGGEALARQLVYGRRFFAEEFGVEQPGIWLPDSFGYTAAYPQLAGLAGAEWFLTQKLSWNETNQLPHHTFEWEGIDGSRIFTHCPPVDSYNASLTASENAHAEGNFNDKGAATRSLVPFGYGDGGGGPSRSMLEKARRLRDLEGSPKVVVESPDAFFEAARAEREGARLPVWRGELYLENHRGTYTSQARTKRGNRRSEALLREAELWAATAGVRSGAPYPYERLESLWQRVLLNQFHDILPGSSIAWVHRQAEREYGEIHAELEALIADAAARLPGAPALLNAGPYARREVAVLTGDQGFAGAQRLADGRTAVLAETGPLASGGAVDVREPVTARAQDGGFALGNGVLSVVVDRRGLVTSVYDHEARREAIAPGSAGNLLQLHPDDPNLWSAWNIDSYYRDVVHDLDTCESVTLVDEGPLLASVRVERLHGHSRFVQHIELAAESRRVTVRNDIDWQERDTVLKAAWPLDVHAERESAEIQFGHVQRPTHENTSWDAARFELWAHRWVHVGERHWGAALLTDSTYGHDVRRDTREDGGTTTTLRLSLLRSPHSPDPRADRGAHGFSYALLAGAGIEEAVAGGYAMNLPLRAAAAEAAALVTLDTTDVVVESVKLADDRSGDVVVRLYEACGGAVGARLSAGFPLAGAQDCDLLERPTRELTPDGGSVDLRLRPFQIRTVRLRPGARG
- a CDS encoding ROK family transcriptional regulator produces the protein MTTRTASTEKGGIRRGTNLPRMGDFNESVILDAIRRHRGGLSRVELAQATGLSAQTVSNITRRLLDRGVARESGKHNTGSGKPRTLLEIVPTSRYAVGVHLDPAVITCVLVDLLGKVVAQRSRRTPSGGDTDGTVADMAASVSGIVAESGIDHGRILGLGIAAPGPIDVTAGWVVEPPELHGWGRYPLRDRLSEATGFPALLDKDVTAAVVAERWAGAVTDSRNLLFFYLGTGSGMGLVVDDTVLRGVSGNAGEVGGLGAACSTRTLVDEAIALGVLGGEYTVLDPADAQSGLERLGRLAAEGDAQADGIIERLGLRVGRGVCAAATLLDVDSIVFGGPAWHVLGGRLLATIEPMVARSPFVRAAHATTVASTVLGENVAAVGAASLVLDQALSAQPRSLLLG